The proteins below come from a single Asanoa ferruginea genomic window:
- a CDS encoding glutathione peroxidase has product MTVLDTDIDSLAGGPADLKQYAGSTVLVVNVASKCGLTPQYEGLQNLYDTYGDRGLVVLGVPCNQFHGQEPGSAEEIAEFCSVNYGVTFPLTAKVEVNGAGRHPLYAALVDAPDADGYTGDIRWNFEKFLIAPDGTVAARFGPQVTPEAPEVVAAIEQHLA; this is encoded by the coding sequence ATGACAGTGCTCGACACCGACATCGATTCCCTCGCCGGCGGGCCCGCCGACCTCAAGCAATACGCGGGCAGCACCGTGCTCGTCGTCAACGTGGCCTCGAAGTGCGGTCTCACCCCGCAGTACGAGGGCCTCCAGAACCTCTACGACACCTACGGCGACCGGGGCCTGGTCGTGCTCGGCGTGCCGTGCAACCAGTTCCACGGCCAGGAGCCGGGCAGCGCCGAGGAGATCGCCGAGTTCTGCTCGGTCAACTACGGCGTCACGTTCCCGCTGACCGCCAAGGTCGAGGTCAACGGCGCCGGCCGGCACCCGCTCTACGCCGCGCTGGTGGACGCGCCCGACGCCGACGGCTACACCGGCGACATCCGCTGGAACTTCGAGAAGTTCCTGATCGCGCCGGACGGCACGGTCGCCGCGCGGTTCGGCCCGCAGGTCACGCCGGAGGCACCCGAGGTGGTCGCGGCGATCGAGCAGCACCTCGCCTGA
- a CDS encoding DUF4397 domain-containing protein, with the protein MTSARPAPHALRRLAGAAGAILIGAGLTAAIAAPASAEAGVGYVRLAHLSPDTPPVDVYVDDLGGKTKGIKLDAVPYGVVSDYLSMKPGTYAVSMRKVGADAKSPPVLTEEVKVTEGSAHTVAGTGRFADLGLSVIDDDISAPPADQAKVRVLQASVKAPVLDIKTTGGQEIGAGLKFATTSNYRDVKPGNWTIDMTPQGGSATKASCKLAGGTTYSLFVLDGKDGLTTDLKVDAKAGEITPVGGVETGAGGSTSGTSIALIAGLSLVVLAALVGVGAFGLRRRARRTW; encoded by the coding sequence ATGACCTCTGCGCGTCCTGCCCCCCACGCGCTTCGCCGGTTGGCCGGTGCCGCCGGTGCCATCCTGATCGGCGCCGGCCTGACCGCCGCGATCGCCGCCCCTGCCTCCGCCGAGGCCGGAGTCGGCTACGTGCGCCTCGCCCACCTGTCCCCCGACACCCCGCCGGTCGACGTCTACGTCGACGACCTGGGCGGAAAGACCAAGGGCATCAAGTTGGACGCCGTGCCCTACGGCGTCGTGTCCGACTACCTGTCCATGAAACCCGGCACCTACGCGGTGTCGATGCGCAAGGTGGGCGCCGACGCCAAGTCGCCGCCCGTGCTGACCGAAGAGGTCAAGGTGACCGAGGGCAGCGCCCACACGGTCGCCGGCACCGGCCGGTTCGCCGACCTCGGCCTGTCCGTCATCGACGACGACATCTCCGCGCCGCCGGCCGACCAGGCCAAGGTGCGGGTGCTCCAGGCGTCGGTCAAGGCCCCGGTGCTCGACATCAAGACCACCGGCGGCCAGGAGATCGGCGCCGGGCTCAAGTTCGCCACCACGAGCAACTACCGCGACGTCAAGCCGGGCAACTGGACGATCGACATGACGCCGCAGGGCGGCTCGGCCACCAAGGCGAGCTGCAAGCTGGCCGGCGGCACCACCTACTCGCTGTTCGTGCTCGACGGCAAGGACGGGCTGACCACCGATCTCAAGGTCGACGCCAAGGCCGGCGAGATCACCCCGGTCGGCGGCGTCGAGACCGGTGCCGGCGGCAGCACGAGTGGCACCAGCATCGCGCTGATCGCTGGCCTGAGCCTGGTCGTGCTGGCCGCGCTGGTCGGCGTCGGCGCGTTCGGCCTGCGCCGCAGGGCGCGCCGCACCTGGTAG
- a CDS encoding class F sortase produces the protein MSARDERPASAVIRHRWGWPTRRTTVGLTAAALALCTAAGTTLGFAAGNAAAPQTALRWHVGCLTTCARPVELTEVVDPLAALPPPSEVRIPRVDIRSSLVGLDLDSAGELEAPADFAKAGWYEQGTLPGEPGPAVIAGHVDSHKGPAVFYRLRELRPGDTVEVRRGDEWLPFRVVATGHYPKNKFPTSRVYGATPGAELRLITCGGEFDHSKRSYRDNVVVYAVDARQLSLPETKGDGPTSW, from the coding sequence TTGAGCGCACGCGACGAGCGGCCGGCCTCAGCGGTGATCCGGCACCGCTGGGGCTGGCCGACGCGCCGGACCACGGTCGGCCTCACCGCGGCGGCCCTGGCGCTGTGCACGGCGGCCGGCACGACGCTCGGCTTCGCGGCCGGCAACGCGGCGGCGCCACAGACCGCACTGCGCTGGCACGTCGGCTGCCTCACCACCTGCGCCCGGCCGGTCGAGCTGACCGAGGTCGTCGACCCGCTCGCCGCCCTGCCGCCACCGTCCGAGGTGCGCATCCCGCGGGTCGACATCCGGTCCAGCCTGGTGGGTCTCGATCTCGACAGCGCCGGCGAGCTCGAGGCGCCGGCCGACTTCGCCAAGGCCGGCTGGTATGAGCAGGGCACCCTGCCCGGCGAGCCCGGCCCCGCGGTGATCGCCGGCCACGTCGACTCGCACAAGGGCCCGGCGGTCTTCTACCGGCTGCGCGAGCTGCGCCCCGGCGACACCGTCGAGGTGCGCCGCGGCGACGAGTGGCTACCGTTCCGGGTGGTCGCCACCGGCCACTACCCGAAGAACAAGTTCCCCACCTCGCGGGTCTACGGCGCCACACCCGGAGCCGAGCTGCGGCTGATCACCTGCGGCGGCGAGTTCGACCACAGCAAGCGCTCCTACCGCGACAACGTGGTGGTCTACGCGGTCGACGCGCGCCAGCTCTCGCTACCCGAGACGAAGGGCGACGGGCCGACGAGCTGGTAG
- a CDS encoding 6-phosphofructokinase — protein MRIGVLTGGGDCPGLNAVIRAVVRKGVSTYGHDFVGFRDGWRGPLEGLTMPLGIPEVRGILPRGGTILGSSRTNPFKIENGVEQIKNNLQAMNVDALVAIGGEDTLGVATKLGELGVHVVGVPKTIDNDLNATDYTFGFDTAVNIAMEAIDRLHTTAESHHRTLVVEVMGRHAGWIALHAGLAGGANVILLPERNFDVEQVAGYVEKRFQHQYAPIVVVAEGAQPLDGQMVLHNQELDSFGHVRLGGIGQWLAEQLEAKTGKEARTVVLGHIQRGGTPTAFDRVLATRLGLHAIDAVHDGDWGKMVALQGTDVVRVPLIEATKELKTVPLERYTEAEVFFGS, from the coding sequence ATGCGAATCGGCGTGCTTACCGGCGGCGGTGACTGTCCCGGTCTGAACGCGGTGATCCGGGCGGTCGTCCGCAAGGGCGTCTCCACGTACGGCCACGATTTCGTGGGTTTCCGTGACGGTTGGCGCGGTCCGCTGGAGGGCCTGACCATGCCCCTGGGCATCCCCGAGGTCCGCGGCATCCTGCCGCGCGGCGGCACCATCCTCGGCTCCTCCCGCACCAACCCGTTCAAGATCGAAAATGGCGTCGAGCAGATCAAGAACAACCTGCAGGCGATGAACGTCGACGCGCTGGTCGCGATCGGTGGCGAGGACACCCTCGGTGTCGCCACCAAGCTCGGCGAGCTGGGCGTGCACGTCGTCGGCGTGCCGAAGACGATCGACAACGACCTCAACGCCACCGACTACACCTTCGGCTTCGACACCGCGGTCAACATCGCGATGGAGGCCATCGACCGGCTGCACACCACTGCGGAGAGTCACCACCGCACGCTCGTCGTCGAGGTGATGGGCCGGCACGCCGGCTGGATCGCCCTGCACGCGGGCCTCGCCGGTGGCGCCAACGTGATCCTGCTGCCGGAGCGCAACTTCGACGTCGAGCAGGTCGCGGGCTACGTCGAGAAGCGCTTCCAGCACCAGTACGCGCCGATCGTCGTGGTCGCCGAGGGCGCGCAGCCGCTCGACGGCCAGATGGTGCTGCACAACCAGGAGCTCGACTCGTTCGGCCACGTCCGGCTCGGTGGCATCGGCCAGTGGCTGGCCGAGCAGCTCGAGGCGAAGACCGGCAAGGAGGCCCGCACGGTCGTCCTCGGTCACATCCAGCGCGGCGGCACGCCCACCGCGTTCGACCGGGTCCTCGCCACCCGCCTGGGCCTGCACGCGATCGACGCGGTGCACGACGGCGACTGGGGCAAGATGGTCGCCCTCCAGGGCACCGACGTCGTCCGGGTGCCGCTGATCGAGGCGACCAAGGAGCTCAAGACGGTTCCGCTGGAGCGCTACACCGAAGCGGAAGTGTTCTTCGGCAGCTGA
- a CDS encoding Crp/Fnr family transcriptional regulator: protein MEGRLPDPGDALTGVELFAGLEPEVRQRVIAAAVPRTYRKGQLLFVENDPGESLIILRRGAVAVFVTAPTGERAVLSVVRPPGTLGEVSLLDASTRSTSAEAIEDCTALALSRSAFMELVHSNPRILDAVMRSLGALIRRLTEQNADHVFLDLPGRVAKTLVRLAGESQAPMITIELNQSQLAEMAGGSRQSVNQAIGSFANRGWLRTEGRRIVVTDVAALRRRAGMPDR from the coding sequence GTGGAGGGTCGCCTGCCAGATCCTGGCGACGCTCTGACGGGGGTCGAGCTGTTCGCCGGGCTTGAGCCTGAAGTGCGGCAGCGGGTGATCGCGGCCGCCGTTCCCCGCACCTACCGCAAGGGTCAGTTGCTGTTCGTCGAAAACGACCCGGGCGAGTCGCTGATCATCCTGCGCCGGGGCGCTGTCGCGGTGTTCGTCACCGCGCCCACCGGCGAGCGGGCCGTGCTCTCCGTCGTCCGTCCACCCGGGACGCTCGGCGAGGTGTCGCTGTTGGACGCCTCGACCCGGTCGACCTCGGCCGAGGCCATCGAAGACTGCACCGCGCTCGCGCTGTCGCGTTCGGCGTTCATGGAGCTGGTGCACTCCAACCCGCGGATCCTCGACGCGGTGATGCGCTCGCTGGGCGCGCTGATCCGCCGCCTCACCGAGCAGAATGCCGACCACGTCTTCCTCGACCTGCCCGGTCGGGTGGCCAAGACGCTGGTCCGGCTGGCCGGCGAGAGCCAGGCGCCGATGATCACCATCGAGCTCAACCAGAGCCAGCTCGCCGAGATGGCCGGCGGCTCGCGGCAGAGCGTCAACCAGGCGATCGGCTCGTTCGCCAACCGCGGCTGGCTGCGCACCGAGGGCCGGCGGATCGTCGTGACCGACGTGGCCGCCCTGCGCCGGCGCGCCGGGATGCCCGACCGCTGA
- a CDS encoding phosphotransferase enzyme family protein, with translation MADDDSVALAALRGGWQHVPSRLDPVSLGGTAATTWVATIDGACHLVTRVPLGKRLRLEAGLTAVRHLVERGLPAGEPVRTLSGALVADHDGAAYAMVRCPPGRPLVPRDPIDQQWWGDALARLHAGMDGFAHAGLAPWHRVRADAPHLDAEPWLRPAVASACAALTRLTVTDRLSYGVLHGRPRAAAFRLDPATGRTAVICWGPAATGPLVADLAAAVTHAHDEPTAELVEGYAAAGAVPRDEIDAALPVLLRFHWATRADAAARRLAAVPTDEAARATLTAAREPLTS, from the coding sequence GTGGCAGACGACGACTCGGTCGCGCTCGCGGCCCTGCGCGGTGGATGGCAGCACGTGCCGTCCCGCCTCGATCCCGTCTCGCTCGGCGGCACCGCGGCGACCACCTGGGTGGCCACCATCGACGGCGCGTGCCACCTGGTGACCCGGGTGCCGCTCGGCAAGCGGCTGCGGCTCGAGGCCGGGCTCACCGCCGTGCGCCATCTCGTCGAGCGCGGGCTGCCGGCCGGCGAGCCGGTCCGCACGCTGTCCGGCGCGCTGGTCGCCGACCACGATGGCGCGGCGTACGCCATGGTCCGTTGCCCTCCCGGCCGACCGCTGGTCCCGCGCGACCCGATCGACCAGCAGTGGTGGGGCGACGCGCTGGCCCGGCTGCACGCCGGAATGGACGGTTTCGCGCACGCCGGCCTGGCACCGTGGCACCGGGTCCGCGCCGACGCGCCGCATCTCGACGCCGAGCCGTGGTTGCGCCCGGCCGTCGCGAGCGCCTGCGCCGCGCTGACCCGGCTGACCGTCACCGACCGGCTCAGCTACGGGGTGCTGCACGGTCGGCCGCGCGCCGCCGCGTTCCGTCTCGATCCGGCGACGGGCCGCACCGCGGTGATCTGCTGGGGGCCGGCGGCGACCGGGCCGCTGGTCGCCGACCTCGCCGCCGCGGTCACCCACGCGCACGACGAGCCGACCGCCGAACTGGTCGAGGGCTACGCCGCCGCGGGCGCGGTGCCGCGCGACGAGATCGACGCGGCGCTGCCGGTGCTGCTCCGCTTCCACTGGGCGACCCGGGCCGACGCGGCCGCCCGCCGCCTGGCCGCCGTGCCCACCGACGAGGCCGCGCGGGCGACCTTGACAGCCGCCCGCGAGCCCCTGACGAGCTAG
- a CDS encoding polyadenylate-specific 3'-exoribonuclease AS — protein MTYRYFYDCEFIEDGLTVDLVSIGVVDEHGREFYAVSTEFDDSRAVPWVRRNVLDKLPSPSDQAWRSRERIRDDLYEFLVAPLRATSGETLELWAWYAAYDHVVLAQLWGAMPALPRAIPRFTKELRQLWDDLGKPPLPPAGADQHDALADARHNLARWNAMRAPAGP, from the coding sequence ATGACCTACCGCTACTTCTACGACTGTGAGTTCATCGAGGACGGCCTTACGGTCGACCTCGTGTCGATCGGTGTTGTCGATGAGCACGGCCGCGAGTTCTACGCCGTGTCCACCGAGTTCGACGACTCGCGGGCCGTGCCCTGGGTACGCCGCAACGTGCTGGACAAGTTGCCGTCCCCCTCCGACCAGGCCTGGCGCTCGCGCGAGCGGATCCGCGACGACCTCTACGAGTTCCTCGTCGCCCCGCTGCGGGCCACCTCCGGCGAGACGCTGGAGCTCTGGGCCTGGTACGCCGCCTACGACCATGTGGTGCTGGCCCAGCTCTGGGGCGCGATGCCGGCGCTGCCGCGGGCGATACCGCGGTTCACCAAGGAACTCCGGCAGCTCTGGGACGATCTGGGCAAACCGCCCTTGCCGCCGGCCGGCGCCGACCAGCACGACGCGCTCGCCGACGCCCGGCACAACCTGGCCCGCTGGAACGCCATGCGGGCACCCGCCGGACCCTGA
- a CDS encoding glycosyl hydrolase family 18 protein, translating into MRTSVRRALWAGVAAVVVGAAVPVAAAFGAGTVTTTFAASSDWGSGHEARVTVANGSTATLSTWRIEFDLPAGTTMSSFWDADVVRTNNHYVATPKSWMGPLAAGASVSWGYVGTGAYKAPLNCTINGASCSGGTTPTNPPTGNPTNPPTGNPTNPPTGNPTNPPTNPPTNPPTGGKKLIGYFADWGVYARNYHVKNIATSGSAAKLTHILYAFGNTTGGRCSIGDSYADYDKAYTAADSVDGVADTWDQPLRGNFNQLRKLKRMYPHLKVIYSIGGWTWSGGFTQAAQNPAAFAESCYQMIEDPRWADVFDGIDIDWEYPNACGLSCDASGPNAFKNLMAALRTRFGSSALVTAAITADGSANGKIDATDYAGAANSVNWYMPMTYDFFGAFAAQGPTAPHSPLTSYTGIPTQGFNSDAAIQKLKSKGVPASKLLLGIGFYGRGWTGVTQEAPGGSATGAAPGTYEAGIEDYKVLKNTCPANRTIAGTAYAKCGSNWWSYDTPGTIAGKMSYANGQGLGGSFFWELSGDTTNGELISAMKNGLG; encoded by the coding sequence ATGAGAACCTCGGTGCGCCGGGCCCTCTGGGCCGGCGTCGCGGCGGTGGTGGTCGGTGCCGCTGTCCCGGTCGCCGCCGCGTTCGGCGCCGGCACGGTCACCACGACATTCGCCGCGAGTTCCGACTGGGGCAGCGGCCACGAGGCGCGGGTGACCGTGGCCAACGGCTCCACCGCGACGCTGTCCACCTGGCGGATCGAGTTCGACCTGCCCGCCGGCACGACGATGAGCAGCTTCTGGGACGCCGACGTGGTGCGCACCAACAACCACTACGTCGCGACGCCGAAGAGCTGGATGGGCCCGCTCGCCGCGGGCGCGTCGGTGAGCTGGGGCTACGTCGGCACCGGGGCCTACAAGGCGCCGCTGAACTGCACGATCAACGGCGCGTCCTGTTCCGGCGGCACCACGCCGACGAACCCGCCGACCGGCAACCCGACGAACCCGCCGACGGGCAACCCGACCAACCCGCCCACCGGCAACCCGACGAACCCGCCGACCAACCCGCCCACGAACCCGCCGACCGGCGGCAAGAAGCTGATCGGCTACTTCGCGGACTGGGGCGTCTACGCCCGCAACTACCACGTCAAGAACATCGCCACGAGCGGCTCGGCGGCGAAGCTGACGCACATCCTCTACGCGTTCGGCAACACCACCGGCGGCCGGTGCTCGATCGGTGACTCCTACGCCGACTACGACAAGGCCTACACCGCCGCGGACAGCGTCGACGGCGTCGCGGACACCTGGGACCAGCCGCTGCGCGGCAACTTCAACCAACTGCGCAAGCTCAAGCGGATGTACCCGCACCTCAAGGTGATCTACTCGATCGGCGGCTGGACCTGGTCGGGCGGCTTCACCCAGGCGGCACAGAACCCGGCGGCGTTCGCCGAGTCCTGCTACCAGATGATCGAGGACCCGCGCTGGGCCGACGTCTTCGACGGCATCGACATCGACTGGGAATACCCCAACGCCTGCGGCCTGTCCTGTGACGCCAGCGGACCCAACGCGTTCAAGAACCTGATGGCCGCGCTGCGCACCCGGTTCGGCTCGTCGGCCCTGGTCACCGCCGCGATCACCGCGGACGGCAGCGCCAACGGCAAGATCGACGCCACGGACTACGCCGGCGCCGCCAACAGCGTCAACTGGTACATGCCGATGACCTACGACTTCTTCGGCGCCTTCGCGGCGCAGGGCCCGACGGCTCCACACTCGCCGCTGACGTCGTACACCGGAATCCCGACCCAGGGCTTCAACTCCGACGCGGCGATCCAGAAGCTCAAGAGCAAGGGCGTCCCGGCCAGCAAGCTGCTGCTCGGCATCGGCTTCTACGGCCGCGGCTGGACCGGGGTGACCCAGGAGGCGCCGGGCGGCAGCGCGACCGGCGCGGCACCGGGCACCTACGAAGCGGGCATCGAGGACTACAAGGTGCTCAAGAACACCTGCCCGGCAAACCGGACGATCGCCGGCACGGCGTACGCCAAGTGCGGCAGCAACTGGTGGAGCTACGACACCCCGGGCACGATCGCCGGCAAGATGTCGTACGCCAATGGCCAGGGTCTCGGTGGCAGTTTCTTCTGGGAGCTGTCCGGCGACACCACCAACGGCGAGCTGATCTCGGCGATGAAGAACGGCCTGGGGTAA
- a CDS encoding DUF1028 domain-containing protein: MTFSIVARSADGHSHGIAVASKFLAVGAAVPAAEAEIGAVATQSYANLAYRPQALALLRTGVDAAGVVAGLTAADEGRTQRQVGVVGATGAGATYTGADCHDWAGGVAGDGFAIQGNILVGPEVVDEMKAAWLGSDPAAPLARRLLAALRAGDEAGGDKRGRQSAALLVVARGEGYGGTSDVVVDLRVDDHAEPVPELARLLHMHELLFGKPDPATLLALDGPLAAEVRGRLVAAGHEGATLDDALASWAGVENLEERIVPGKIDPLVLAHLRKAD; encoded by the coding sequence ATGACGTTTTCGATCGTGGCGCGGTCGGCCGACGGGCACTCCCACGGCATCGCTGTCGCCAGCAAGTTCCTCGCGGTCGGCGCGGCCGTACCCGCCGCCGAGGCCGAGATCGGCGCCGTGGCCACCCAGTCCTACGCCAACCTGGCCTACCGGCCGCAGGCGCTGGCGCTGCTGCGGACCGGGGTCGACGCGGCCGGCGTCGTCGCCGGGCTGACCGCCGCCGACGAGGGCCGCACGCAGCGGCAGGTCGGCGTGGTCGGTGCGACCGGCGCCGGCGCCACCTACACCGGGGCCGACTGCCACGACTGGGCCGGCGGTGTGGCCGGCGACGGCTTCGCCATCCAGGGCAACATCCTGGTCGGTCCCGAGGTGGTCGACGAGATGAAGGCGGCCTGGCTCGGCTCCGACCCGGCCGCGCCGCTGGCCCGGCGGCTGCTCGCGGCGCTGCGGGCCGGCGACGAGGCGGGCGGCGACAAGCGCGGCCGGCAGAGCGCGGCGCTGCTGGTGGTGGCCCGGGGCGAGGGCTACGGCGGCACCAGCGACGTGGTCGTCGACCTGCGGGTCGATGATCACGCGGAGCCGGTGCCGGAGCTGGCCCGGCTGCTGCACATGCACGAGTTGCTGTTCGGCAAGCCCGACCCGGCCACGCTGCTCGCCCTCGACGGCCCGCTGGCCGCGGAGGTGCGCGGCCGGTTGGTCGCCGCCGGCCACGAAGGCGCCACCCTCGACGACGCGCTGGCGAGCTGGGCCGGCGTCGAGAACCTCGAGGAACGCATCGTGCCTGGCAAGATCGACCCGCTGGTGCTCGCGCACCTGCGCAAGGCCGACTAG
- the proC gene encoding pyrroline-5-carboxylate reductase, which produces MNDKTVAVIGAGKIGELMLSGLLRAGWPVDRLLATSRRPERAEELRQRYGVRVVDNLTAVAEADVLAISVKPQDAATLLADIGPKVPRDKLVISLCAGLPTSFFAKRLQDGVPIVRVMTNTPALVDEAMTAISAGPHATAAHLSLAEEMFKPLGVTLRVPESQQDAVTALSGSGPAYFYLLVEAMVDAGILLGLPRQVAHDLIVQTAIGSAVMLRDSGEHPVKLREAVTSPAGTTISAIRELENHGVRAALLAALEAARDRARELAEQNA; this is translated from the coding sequence ATGAACGACAAGACGGTCGCCGTGATCGGCGCGGGCAAGATCGGTGAGCTGATGCTCTCCGGCCTGTTGCGCGCCGGCTGGCCCGTCGACCGGCTGCTCGCCACCTCGCGCCGCCCGGAACGAGCGGAAGAACTGCGCCAGCGCTATGGCGTACGCGTGGTCGACAACCTCACCGCGGTCGCCGAGGCCGACGTGCTGGCGATCTCGGTCAAGCCGCAGGACGCCGCCACCCTGCTGGCCGACATCGGCCCCAAGGTGCCCCGCGACAAGCTGGTCATCTCGCTCTGCGCCGGCCTGCCGACCAGCTTCTTCGCCAAGCGACTGCAAGACGGCGTGCCGATCGTCAGGGTGATGACCAACACCCCGGCGCTGGTCGACGAGGCGATGACGGCCATCTCCGCCGGCCCGCACGCGACCGCTGCCCACCTGAGCCTCGCCGAAGAGATGTTCAAGCCGCTCGGCGTGACGCTGCGGGTGCCCGAGTCGCAGCAGGACGCGGTGACCGCCCTGTCCGGCTCCGGCCCGGCCTACTTTTATTTGCTGGTCGAGGCGATGGTCGACGCCGGCATCCTGCTCGGCCTGCCCCGGCAGGTGGCACACGACCTGATCGTGCAGACCGCGATCGGCTCGGCGGTGATGCTGCGCGACTCCGGGGAGCACCCGGTCAAGCTCCGCGAAGCGGTCACGTCGCCGGCCGGCACGACGATCTCGGCGATCCGCGAGTTGGAGAACCACGGCGTCCGCGCGGCCCTGCTCGCGGCCCTCGAAGCCGCCCGCGATCGGGCGCGTGAACTGGCTGAACAGAACGCCTGA